Proteins from a single region of Oncorhynchus tshawytscha isolate Ot180627B linkage group LG03, Otsh_v2.0, whole genome shotgun sequence:
- the LOC112235458 gene encoding neuroligin-4, X-linked-like: protein MSPPSPPTPIPSLPSYLLCVLSMFLSLSRLRGILPPLLSLVLSLPPAASQSVITTSQGRLRGQLTPLPSDLLGPVVQYLGVPYARPPTGERRFQPPEPPLSWPGVRNATQFSPVCPQPVEEHSLLTEMLPLWYSANLDIASTYLSQQSEDCLYLNIYVPTEEDIHDEGGLRPVMVYVHGGSYSEGSGNMMDGSVLASYGNVIVITINYRLGVLGFLSTGDQAAKGNYGLLDQIQALRWVKENIAAFSGDPDRVTVFGSGAGASCVSLLTLSHYSEDLFQKAIIQSGTALSSWAVNYQPGKYARLLGDKVGCSLEDSSELIVCLQGKTYQELVEQNITPAKYHTAFGPVIDGDVIPDDPQILMEQGEFLNYDIMLGVNQGEGLQFVDGMVDSEDGVSSDDFDFAVSDFVDSLYGYPEGKDTLRESIKFMYTDWADRENPETRRKTLVALFTDHQWVAPAVATADLHAQYGSPTYFYSFYHHCQSDASPAWADSAHGDEVPYVFGLPLIGPTDLFNCNFSKNDVMLSAVVMTYWTNFAKTGDPNQPVPQDTKFIHTKPNRFEEVAWAKYTPKEQLYLHIGLKPRVRDHYRAAKTAFWLQLVPHLHNINELLQYVSSATHSPPQDTTPHSYTKRLSKGLGLGSTRHPNPNPPATPQAPALQGEELQVPHPVMEDYSTELSVTIAVGASLLFLNILAFAALLYKKDKRKMEHRRLPRPPPRRDIMNADITHQLQGEGLLKQLEAEALHQHNTLEIHDTHNIHHTLEALDTLDTQDIYNTLDTLRLTCPPDYTLTLRRSPDDVPLMTPRSLPMTPGSHPATPMTPGSVVGVQPMQGYSPYSNTHLPHTHTHTHPNTHTHSTTRV from the exons ATGTCTCCTCCGTCTCCCCCCACCCCtatcccctctctgccctcctatCTACTGTGTGTCCTCTCCATGTTCCTGTCCCTGTCCAGACTGAGGGgcatcctcccccctctcctctcccttgtcCTGTCCCTCCCCCCTGCtgctagccagtcagtcatcaCCACGTCCCAGGGCAGACTGAGGGGTCAGTTGACCCCCCTGCCTTCTGACCTGCTGGGCCCTGTGGTCCAGTACTTGGGGGTCCCCTACGCCCGCCCCCCCACTGGGGAGAGACGCTTCCAGCCCCCCGAGCCCCCACTGTCCTGGCCAGGGGTGAGGAACGCCACCCAGttctcccctgtctgtccccaGCCTGTAGAGGAACACAGCCTGCTGACAGAGATGTTACCTCTCTGGTATTCTGCCAATCTGGACATAGCCAGCACATACCTGTCACAGCAGAGTGAAGACTGCCTCTACCTCAATATATACGTCCCTACTGAGGAAg ACATCCATGATGAGGGCGGTCTGCGGCCAGTGATGGTGTATGTCCACGGAGGTTCTTATTCTGAAGGGAGCGGCAACATGATGGACGGCAGTGTCCTCGCTAGCTATGGAAACGTCATTGTCATCACAATCAACTACAGGCTGGGAGTACTGG GTTTCCTCAGTACGGGTGACCAGGCAGCTAAAGGCAACTATGGTCTGTTGGACCAGATCCAGGCTCTGCGCTGGGTGAAGGAGAACATTGCTGCATTCAGCGGAGACCCAGACAGAGTCACTGTGTTTGGCTCCGGGGCTGGAGCCTCCTGTGTCAGCCTACTAACTCTGTCCCACTACTCTGAGG ATCTGTTCCAGAAGGCGATCATCCAGAGTGGGACAGCCCTGTCCAGCTGGGCGGTCAACTACCAGCCAGGGAAGTATGCAAGGCTGCTGGGGGACAAGGTGGGCTGCAGCCTGGAGGACTCATCAGAGCTCATCGTCTGTCTGCAGGGGAAGACCTACCAGGAGCTGGTAGAACAGAATATCACTCCAGCTAAATACCACACCGCCTTCGGACCTGTCATCGACGGTGATGTCATCCCTGATGACCCCCAGATACTCATGGAGCAG GGAGAGTTCCTCAACTATGACATCATGCTGGGTGTGAACCAGGGGGAGGGGCTTCAGTTTGTTGACGGGATGGTGGACAGTGAGGATGGTGTCTCCAGCGACGATTTTGACTTTGCCGTGTCGGACTTCGTGGACAGTCTCTACGGCTACCCAGAGGGGAAG GACACGCTGAGAGAGAGCATCAAGTTCATGTACACAGACTGGGCCGACCGGGAGAACCCTGAAACGCGGCGGAAGACTCTAGTCGCGCTGTTCACTGATCACCAGTGGGTGGCGCCGGCGGTGGCCACAGCAGACCTCCATGCCCAGTACGGATCGCCAACATATTTCTACTCCTTCTACCACCACTGTCAGAGTGACGCGTCGCCCGCCTGGGCTGACTCCGCTCATGGAGATGAGGTGCCGTATGTGTTCGGTCTGCCGCTGATCGGCCCCACGGACCTCTTCAACTGTAACTTTTCTAAGAACGATGTGATGCTCAGCGCCGTGGTCATGACATACTGGACCAACTTCGCCAAGACAGG AGATCCTAACCAGCCGGTGCCCCAGGACACCAAGTTCATCCACACCAAACCCAACCGTTTTGAGGAGGTGGCCTGGGCCAAGTACACCCCCAAGGAACAGCTGTACCTGCACATCGGCCTGAAGCCACGCGTCAGAGACCACTACAG AGCCGCCAAGACAGCTTTCTGGCTACAGCTGGTGCCCCACCTCCACAACATCAACGAGTTGCTGCAGTATGTGTCCTCTGCAACCCACAGCCCTCCCCAGGACACCACCCCCCACTCCTACACCAAGCGGCTGTCTAAAGGCCTGGGCTTGGGTAGCACGCgccaccccaaccccaacccccctGCCACGCCCCAGGCTCCAGCACTGCAGGGGGAGGAGCTGCAGGTCCCCCACCCCGTCATGGAGGACTACTCCACTGAGCTGAGTGTTACCATCGCAGTGGGAGCCTCACTCCTTTTCCTCAACATCCTGGCCTTTGCAGCTCTGCTCTACAAGAAGGACAAACGCAAGATGGAACACCGGAGGCTGCCACGCCCACCTCCACGCCGTGACATCATGAACGCTGACATCACACACCAACTGCAGGGGGAGGGACTTCTGAAGCAGCTGGAGGCTGAGGCTCTGCACCAACACAACACGCTGGAGATACacgacacacacaacatacaccacacactggaggctctggacacactggacacacaggaCATCTACAACACTCTGGACACCCTGCGACTGACCTGTCCACCTGACTACACCCTGACCCTGAGACGTTCCCCTGACGACGTGCCCCTGATGACCCCCAGGTCCCTGCCCATGACCCCTGGCTCTCACCCTGCCACCCCCATGACCCCTGGATCTGTTGTGGGGGTGCAGCCCATGCAGGGCTATAGTCCTTACAGTAACACTCACCTGccccatacacacacgcacacacaccccaacacacacacacattctaccaCACGTGTATAA